In Oncorhynchus tshawytscha isolate Ot180627B linkage group LG23, Otsh_v2.0, whole genome shotgun sequence, the following proteins share a genomic window:
- the LOC112230200 gene encoding tumor necrosis factor: MEGYAMTPEDMERGPVYNTTVTAVAEGKASRGWLWRLCGVLLIAVLCAAAALLFAWCQHGRLATMQGKMEPQLEILIGAKDTHHTLKQIAGNAKAAIHLEGEYNPNLTADTVQWRKDDGQAFSQGGFELQGNQILIPHTGLFFVYSQASFRVKCNGPGEHTTPLSHIIWRYSDSIGVNANLLSGVRSVCQRNYGDAESKIGEGWYNAVYLGAVFQLNEGDKLWTETNRLTDVEPEQGKNFFGVFAL, from the exons ATGGAAGGGTATGCGATGACACCTGAAGACATGGAGAGGGGCCCTGTGTACAACACAACGGTGACAGCTGTCGCTGAGGGAAAGGCCTCCAGAGGTTGGCTATGGAGGCTGTGTGGGGTCCTCTTAATAGCAGTTCTATGTGCGGCAGCAGCCCTACTCTTTGCATGGTGTCAGCATGGAAGACTGGCAACG ATGCAGGGCAAAATGGAGCCTCAACTGGAGATACTCATTGGTGCAAAAG ATACCCACCATACATTGAAGCAGATTGCCGGCAATGCAAAAGCAGCCATCCATTTAGAGG GTGAATACAATCCTAATCTTACCGCTGACACCGTGCAGTGGAGAAAGGATGACGGCCAGGCTTTTTCCCAGGGCGGGTTCGAGCTTCAGGGGAACCAAATCCTCATCCCACACACTGGGCTCTTCTTCGTTTACAGCCAGGCTTCGTTTAGGGTCAAGTGCAATGGCCCGGGCGAGCATACCACTCCTCTGAGTCACATTATTTGGCGCTATTCGGACTCCATCGGGGTTAATGCTAATCTTCTTAGCGGGGTAAGGTCAGTTTGTCAACGAAACTACGGTGATGCTGAGTCCAAAATTGGCGAAGGCTGGTACAATGCAGTTTACCTTGGTGCGGTGTTTCAGCTGAATGAAGGGGACAAACTGTGGACTGAGACCAATCGACTGACCGACGTGGAGCCTGAGCAGGGCAAGAACTTCTTTGGTGTGTTTGCACtgtga